A genomic window from Triticum urartu cultivar G1812 chromosome 7, Tu2.1, whole genome shotgun sequence includes:
- the LOC125524448 gene encoding transcription factor PIF3-like isoform X2 — MEERRDEGFGGGGAVRELVLMQQERRRRREEEEEEVRRQMFGGGAAFHAAAAAAALGQQHQHQQAEYGELGGGAFYESEAGGSSEPEPHGASDRPRGGGGSGSKRTRAAEVHNLSEKRRRSRINEKMKALQSLIPNSNKTDKASMLDEAIEYLKQLQLQMLSMRNGVYLNPSYLSGALEPVQASQMFAALGVSGRNVAAPSSGAVAPPVNQSSGAHHSFDPMNSPQQNQPQPLVLPSCPKTTIPEPPFHLESSQPHLQSFQLPESSEMMLRGDIMLKHHLTSAQDRADPSGNKMNSLRQESSMLNTHFDGCSRSKEQSHDMVPANTRHV, encoded by the exons ATGGAGGAGCGGCGGGACGAGGGGTTTGGAGGGGGCGGGGCGGTGCGGGAGCTGGTGCTGATGCAGCAGgagcggcggcgccggcgggaggaggaggaggaggaggtgcggCGCCAGATGTTCGGGGGAGGCGCCGCGTTCCACGCTGCGGCGGCCGCGGCCGCGCTGGGCCAGCAGCACCAGCACCAGCAGGCGGAGTACGGCGAGCTCGGGGGCGGCGCGTTCTACGAGAGCGAGGCGGGCGGGTCGTCGGAGCCCGAGCCGCACGGGGCGTCCGACCGCCCGCGCGGGGGCGGGGGGTCCGGCAGCAAGCGCACCCGCGCCGCCGAGGTGCACAACCTCTCCGAGAAG CGGCGGAGGAGCAGGATCAACGAGAAGATGAAGGCGCTGCAGAGCCTGATACCCAATTCCAACAAG ACTGACAAGGCGTCGATGCTTGACGAGGCCATTGAGTATCTGAAGCAACTGCAGCTCCAG ATGCTGTCTATGAGAAACGGCGTTTACTTGAACCCATCGTATCTATCTGGAGCACTTGAGCCTGTGCAAGCATCACAAATGTTTGCAGCACTTGGTGTTAGTGGGAGAAATGTGGCGGCACCAAGCTCTGGGGCAGTAGCGCCACCTGTAAACCAAAGTTCAGGAGCTCATCATTCATTCGATCCGATGAATTCTCCTCAACAAAATCAACCACAGCCTCTTGTGTTACCAAGCTGTCCTAAAACAACCATTCCAGAGCCTCCGTTTCACTTGGAGTCGTCACAGCCCCACCTTCAATCATTTCAGTTGCCTGAATCCTCTGAG ATGATGTTGCGAGGGGATATAATGCTGAAGCATCACCTAACATCAGCTCAGGACAGAGCTGATCCATCAG GAAACAAGATGAACTCATTAAGGCAAGAATCATCCATGTTGAACACTCATTTTGATGGATGCTCGCGTAGCAAAGAGCAGTCACATGATATGGTACCAGCAAATACACGGCATGTGTAG
- the LOC125524448 gene encoding transcription factor PIF3-like isoform X1 — MEERRDEGFGGGGAVRELVLMQQERRRRREEEEEEVRRQMFGGGAAFHAAAAAAALGQQHQHQQAEYGELGGGAFYESEAGGSSEPEPHGASDRPRGGGGSGSKRTRAAEVHNLSEKRRRSRINEKMKALQSLIPNSNKTDKASMLDEAIEYLKQLQLQVQMLSMRNGVYLNPSYLSGALEPVQASQMFAALGVSGRNVAAPSSGAVAPPVNQSSGAHHSFDPMNSPQQNQPQPLVLPSCPKTTIPEPPFHLESSQPHLQSFQLPESSEMMLRGDIMLKHHLTSAQDRADPSGNKMNSLRQESSMLNTHFDGCSRSKEQSHDMVPANTRHV, encoded by the exons ATGGAGGAGCGGCGGGACGAGGGGTTTGGAGGGGGCGGGGCGGTGCGGGAGCTGGTGCTGATGCAGCAGgagcggcggcgccggcgggaggaggaggaggaggaggtgcggCGCCAGATGTTCGGGGGAGGCGCCGCGTTCCACGCTGCGGCGGCCGCGGCCGCGCTGGGCCAGCAGCACCAGCACCAGCAGGCGGAGTACGGCGAGCTCGGGGGCGGCGCGTTCTACGAGAGCGAGGCGGGCGGGTCGTCGGAGCCCGAGCCGCACGGGGCGTCCGACCGCCCGCGCGGGGGCGGGGGGTCCGGCAGCAAGCGCACCCGCGCCGCCGAGGTGCACAACCTCTCCGAGAAG CGGCGGAGGAGCAGGATCAACGAGAAGATGAAGGCGCTGCAGAGCCTGATACCCAATTCCAACAAG ACTGACAAGGCGTCGATGCTTGACGAGGCCATTGAGTATCTGAAGCAACTGCAGCTCCAGGTACAG ATGCTGTCTATGAGAAACGGCGTTTACTTGAACCCATCGTATCTATCTGGAGCACTTGAGCCTGTGCAAGCATCACAAATGTTTGCAGCACTTGGTGTTAGTGGGAGAAATGTGGCGGCACCAAGCTCTGGGGCAGTAGCGCCACCTGTAAACCAAAGTTCAGGAGCTCATCATTCATTCGATCCGATGAATTCTCCTCAACAAAATCAACCACAGCCTCTTGTGTTACCAAGCTGTCCTAAAACAACCATTCCAGAGCCTCCGTTTCACTTGGAGTCGTCACAGCCCCACCTTCAATCATTTCAGTTGCCTGAATCCTCTGAG ATGATGTTGCGAGGGGATATAATGCTGAAGCATCACCTAACATCAGCTCAGGACAGAGCTGATCCATCAG GAAACAAGATGAACTCATTAAGGCAAGAATCATCCATGTTGAACACTCATTTTGATGGATGCTCGCGTAGCAAAGAGCAGTCACATGATATGGTACCAGCAAATACACGGCATGTGTAG